CATTGTATATAGGGGTGAGTGACCACACAGCTTGCCACTGGCCTTCCGCTGCGACTTCACCTCGTCACTACATTTTATACCTTCGTGTAGTATTTCACTAGGAATTCCTGTAACATGTGGCAATACGTTAAGGGAGTGTTACCTTCAATTTGTTGGCTGCCTTGGACCGGTTTGAGATGCTGTTTTTCTCCTCTACCGTCATCTCTGCGTACGTCTTGCCCATTTGTTTGTGCTCGAAAATGCCATCCCTGCACACCGATTAGTATTTGATTGGCAGGTGATGCCATGAAGGCCATTAATTGCTGGTGTTGTATTCTTAGCGTACCATCCAAACCTGCTGGAGCCCCTCGGTTCTACTATCGTTCCCTGTGTGATTGTATGCCGGCTTGCTGCACGTTAGGTGAACGTACCTCGGCCCTTCCCTCGAATGTTTCCAGCGTATTTCCGTCTATGAAGCATATGCTGCACAGTGCAGTGGCGGACTTGTCCTGCATCAGTTGTGAGCCGGTGGCGGCGCGGTCGCTTACTTCGAAATCCGCGAGCATACGGTACATCCCTTGGGGTCCCATCGATGTCAGAAAGTCCTTTCTGCGCACGGTGAGCTCGTTTCTCTCTGAACCTACACATAGGGTCCTGGGAGTCCGTTGAATGCGTTAAAGAACAATGACACGTCTTCCACGAACAACGGTTCGTTCAACATGGCGTACGCCTCCTTTGCCTTCCGTTCGACTATTTCACGTGGCTTCCCTTGGGTTTCCGTCACTGCGCCAATCATGCAATCGTCATGCGTGTTGCTCTTACGTTCGATTGGGCGCTGCACGAGTTCGAATTGGTCTCCTAGTATAGCGGAGAGCTCCTTGAACTTGTTCATGTTAGTTGTGCAGGCGTTGATTCGGATCTTCTCCATTTTGGCTGTGTCCTTGTAGCCGCTTATGTTGTCTAATTGTTTTCAATTACTCGTTGACTGCCGCGTTTATTGTCGGTTATGAGACTAGTTCTCCTGTGAAGTTACAGTGATGGATATTTGTGGACGTTTTGCATTTATTGTAGAGATATATGCCGTGCGACTGGGGCTTTGGGTTTGCGGCGTCACCTTGTGAGGTGTCGGCGTTACATTGTTATTGCATTACAACATGTGAATCATTGTAAGTATAAAGGTTAGATTGCTGCGTTTCTGCTTGGTGGCTGGGCAAGTTAAACGGCATCAACTGTGTATCTCTCTTCACGTGTCTTCTATAGTTCCAGAGCCAGTTTGCGACATATCAAATTGCCTAGCAAGCTGTAATCATTAATAATATCACGCCTGTACTTGATATCAATCATGTGTACGGTTTCCGTGGCCTAAAGTCCTCAAAGGACTGCGACATGGCAGAATTGATCGGGAATCCGTCCGATACGAACTTCCGCTATCTACACATATAACACTTGAGGGCGCACACTGTTATTTGTTAATGCAAATATAATGGCGTACAAGCTCTCGTCGATGAGTAGAAGCACATAGCGGTATCCGTAGTCAGGTGTCGACGCTGCGAACCCATTTGCCGTTTTGCATTGTTCCTGCCCTTTTGTTTTATTTATTAGTAACGAGTAGTATATGTATAATGTGATGTGTAAGGTTTAATTTTAATTATCTGAGATGTGTCTCTGCGCATAGTCACGGAGGCGTATGGACACATATCAAGCCACTCGGTTATAAGTGTACGGTTAATATACTCGTAGGCTCCGGACACACGGCGAGGCATGACTGTGTTACGCTGCCTCAGATTTCCGAGCATCGACGGATGTGCTACATGTAAACTAGAGGAGTATTGGCATTGATAGCAGGGTTGCTCAAATGTCGTCACCAGGCACGTCCCAAACGGACCAGGAGGGGTTTGTAACAATGGATAGTGATTCTGACATGTTTCCCGCTGCCGAGTCGACGGCAGGAATGCGGAGTCCGCCCCCCCGGGCCTTCGATAAAACACGTGATGCAATTTGTTTTCCGCACCGTCTAAAAGAATCGCTACAACAAAAGGCGGTTGCGGATGATCTTTACAGTTTGAATTTGAACATAGGCAAGGCTGAATGTACTATAAAGGCGTCCAACGCTCGCTGCTttggcagcgatgcgagAACTTGCGTGATGGGCGCCAATAAAAGCTCCGCGGGTGCTGATAATGAGAGCTATGTAGAAGAGAACACTGAACGCAGTCTGGATACGGCAGTTCCAGTTGAGGATTCCGTTGCCGGAGGTCAGGAAGTTACGATCGACCGAGATCATTGCTTTGGGGCGTTTGCGTCTAACGATGTGAACGTGGATGCCCCCTCGACCCTGAGGCGATTTGTATCGCATATGGATCTGCGTATCACCGACTACTTCACGCAAGCGCAATGCTACGGTAGTTACGTGCTCTACTCGCTGCACTTCAACGACTTTGGGGTCGAGAGGGTGGTGACACGCCGTTATTCCAGCATGTGTTACTACGACTGCAAGTTGCGCGAAGCTGGTTACACGCCGCCAGTTTCACTCCCAGAGAAGCGGTTTTGGGGCAACACGGAGGCCCGCTTTCTCTCGCAGCGGTACCAGGGGCTGAAGATATATTtctcgcagcagctgcgttaCCCCAGTTATGTGCAGCTGTCCTTGCTGTACATGTATCTCGGTTGCGACAAGGAGTCTCTTTTGTACCTTAATCTGGTAACGGCGAGGACTAGGGAGAAAAAACTAACGGCACTGACACTCCTGTTTAGGTATATAATGATGTCCTCCGCAGAACGCGTTGCGTTCCTCAAACGGGTAGTGCCGGCCTACCACACCTGCTTCAAACACTTCTCAGCCGCCGCTGATGATGACGCATATATGGACGACATCCCTGCTGACTACCGGCTCTCCCACCCGTCGGTGGTGGCGTCACTGCTTGAGTGCCTGGCATCTAACGACGCAAAGGCGGTCTGTGAGGTGTGCGGCATATTGCTCTGGATGCTCCAGCGCGAGGATATCTTCCGCTACAGCGTTTTGAAGGTGGAGACCATTGCTCACGTGACCAAGGCAGTGTCCCGCTTATTGGTTAGCAATAAGATGGTTGACCTCGACTTGCCGATCGACCGCTTCCGCAACCCACTTGGAATTCGCCTGCTGGCTTCAGACCAGGGCGCCATCGCCACCGTTTGGAATATCGTCTCTTACTTCGTGGTGAACTCCGTTAACCTCCTGCCGGAAGCTGCCATCAAATTTTTGGACAACAGCTCGATCGAGAAGCTGATCGATTTGGTTGACCGCAGCGATCATGGCGTGACCCGCTGCATCGCGCTTTGGCTGTTATGGATCGGCATGTGTGACGACCATGTGAATCACTCTGTGGATCGCGATGCTCTGGGGTTGTTGCTGAAAAAGCTCTACGGTTCCACGGAAACAACGCTTAGGGTAATGTGCGGTTTGTTGCTGGTGTCTTTGATATCGGGAGGCTGGTTCCGTGACGATGAGAAGCCGCGTGCCACGGTATACGTGCTAAACCTGTTGCCCAGCTCGCACGGCCTGGACGCCTTCGTCTGCCAGCAGATATTCGCTCACCATTCCGTCAAACTGTTCGCCGCTTTGCTGGGCGACTTGTCGCTGTGTTCCGGCACTCGTCTTTTTTTGGTTtccgtgctgctgcagcatttGACGTTCGGGTTCGAGCCCTCGCAACAGACAGCCTCGTTGTCCCAGCTATGCGACGTCGACTACGGCGAGAACGTGTTCCGGCTATCGCACGCCCTATTCGGCGAAGATGACCCCGACTATCGCGGCGACTTGAGGGCGAACAAGGATATGACCTTTGGCGAGAAGTTCGCGTCGCTGTATTCGCTGAAGTACGGCGCCCTTACCGCCGACATTTCGGACACCCTTTACAGCATCATTGGGCACCCCCCAGCCGATGGTATGACACACTTGGTGGATTCGGGCGACAGTGATTACTCCCAGCGGCTTTGCCAGTCGACGGCGTTTTGCCTGCTTCTCCTGCCGTTTAGCTGTGTGCCGAAGGAGGATGGTGACTACTTCGCCGTTGATTTTGACCCCCAGTCCGCTCGGGCCTACTATCGCAACGTTGTTACCTTCGCTGGCGGGTCGGTGCGTCTGACCCTGGACAGCGCGGACCACATAAATCTTGAAGATAGGGTGTTGCTGCGCCTCGATGACGAGTTCTTCAGGCGGCGGGTATCGGTGCTTCGCATAATGTTGTCAACCTTAGACGCCAGCGTATCGGAATTGGATGGGATAAACGCGTCGGGCAACGAGACAACCAGCGAGTGCATGGAGTTGCTGCGGAGCCTCTGGCACTGCCGGCGTGTGGTTGAGCAAAAGGAGAACCCGGACATAGTCGTGAGTTTCGATGCACGCGGCAGCGACCAGTGTGACCTATTCAACAACTTCTATTTCGACGGCGCCAGCGGCCCTGCCTTCGAGGGGAGCGACCTTTTCCGCACTGTGGACGCTCTCGAGCTCTGTTCCTACGCTAGCGAGCTGGTGCAATACAGctcagtgcagcagctgctgcttcgCAGTGTGAAGCGCGTTTTACTGTACCACCAGGCTTGCACCTCCCGTGTGGATGTATACCGGTCAATGGTGGCGTGCCTGCAGCGTCGCACGGACGAGCTGGGTTTGGATACCCTCACGGACCTAAGTGATCTGGAAGAGAAGTTTTTGGAGGTGTATCAGGCTTATTCGTTAGGCGTGCAGGAGGAGCGTGATTTGGCGGCTTCTATAGAAGAGAAGAACGGGGCGTTTCTTCGGATCCACAGCATGTTGCGCAGTGCCCAGCTGAAGGTCGACGTCTGCAGGCGGCAGATGCGCTCCACCCAGGCGCGCATTGACGACATTCCCCGCCTGCGCGACGACGGGCTGGCCAACCAGGGTCGCCTCGCGCTCCGCAGCGAGCAGCTGATGGAATCGATTCGCGCTGTCAACAGCAGCATTCTGGAGCTGCAGGGTGAAGTGGCCCGCGTTGAACGTGAGAAGCTGGAGCTGGGCGGTTGTATCCAGCAGCTGACTGAGCTGTCGTCGGTGTTAGACAAGGGCATATACAGCGACATTATCTATGTGATAGATTCGGTGAACCACGAAAGTGTCCGTTCCAAGCTTCGCGGGTCGCTAGAAGCCGTTGTGCCCGAGCACGTGGCCGACGGGTTCCTTGACGCAGACACGGTCCATAGGCTGAAAGCAGAAGTGCTGCAACGTCTGACTGAGGTGCAGGAACGCCTGAGTGCGTTGTGCGAGTCGGACGCGAGCATCCAGATCGCCAAGCTGAACAGCCAGGTCAGCGCATACGAGGACAGCCTGTACCGCACGAACGCCGACCTTCAGAGCGCTCGAAAATCTATGGTGACGGACGGCAGCTCGCTTGAGGAGTCGCTTGCCACGCAGAAGCGGCTGCTGGGTAGCTTAGAGAGTACAGTGGGCTATCTGAGTGGCGAGTTGTCCAACATCCAGGTGATCAAGTCAAAACTGGACAAGGACTTGGCCAAGGTGAAGAGTTGCAACGAGGTCGCTCGTTCCGCTCTCGAGCGTCGCAAAGCCACGTTCCTCAGCGGGATCAAGGAGCAGCGCAAGGCCCGCATGCGGCTGTTCCAAGACCTGCTCGGCGCCGAGTTTCTGTGCAAGAAGCTCTGCCAGGAGAGGTGTAAGCTTGCTAGGGCGTTGTCCCACAAGCCtcacctgctggagccACTGCGGGAACGCCGCGGGTCCGAGCATTTTAAACGCCAGCGCCTGATTGAGACGCTGAAGCTCGCAGCCAAGAGGCTCGAGGAGACCGCTAACTTTCTGGAGTGCCCCGATACTGCGGCCGGCAAGTCGTTTTAATATTGTTTCATAGCTTAACACTGACCACTGTCTGCCACCCGGTGTTGTGATGCCTTTGGGCGCCTCGTGTAACCACTTAATTCGCTAGCTGAGTGTAACG
This genomic stretch from Babesia bigemina genome assembly Bbig001, chromosome : III harbors:
- a CDS encoding Ham1 family protein, putative, translating into MEKIRINACTTNMNKFKELSAILGDQFELVQRPIERKSNTHDDCMIGAVTETQGKPREIVERKAKEAYAMLNEPLFVEDVSLFFNAFNGLPGPYVKDFLTSMGPQGMYRMLADFEVSDRAATGSQLMQDKSATALCSICFIDGNTLETFEGRAENRGAPAGLDGTLRIQHQQLMAFMASPANQILIGVQGWHFRAQTNGQDVRRDDGRGEKQHLKPVQGSQQIEGNTPLTYCHMLQEFLVKYYTKV